From Virgibacillus natechei, the proteins below share one genomic window:
- a CDS encoding DnaD domain protein, giving the protein MNYIKELNAFHNQQETNPLSASAANLWHVLMHVNNRAGWMKEFTVAVSLLCAKSALTESTFKRARAELQDKGYIRFDSQGGNKAARYEIISLLSGGQGSGSGGHVDDNTSDTEAADDSVDDRATHKVSDSLSGNPDCSVDALFKRTKTKKKQNNTVATTGAIAFYQDNFGLISPYVADELINWVTDLGEPLILDAMKRALERGKASWGYVKGILQAWVKKGITTVDQASAEEVAFRREQQAKKQRGGTFRAESREIVPDWFKEQKREEKRKREQEKANKSERDTEAERAEVKRLLEEYASKGKVGSVG; this is encoded by the coding sequence ATGAATTACATAAAAGAATTAAATGCATTTCACAATCAACAGGAAACAAATCCACTTTCAGCATCAGCAGCAAATCTATGGCATGTACTCATGCATGTGAATAATAGGGCCGGTTGGATGAAAGAATTCACCGTAGCCGTATCGCTACTGTGTGCGAAATCTGCTTTAACCGAGAGTACATTTAAAAGAGCACGAGCGGAACTGCAGGATAAGGGCTATATTCGTTTTGACTCGCAAGGTGGAAATAAGGCAGCACGTTATGAAATAATCTCGTTGCTTTCAGGTGGGCAGGGGTCTGGTTCTGGGGGTCATGTGGACGACAATACGAGCGACACGGAAGCGGCTGACGACAGTGTTGACGACAGAGCGACCCACAAGGTGAGCGACAGTTTGAGCGGCAATCCGGACTGCAGTGTTGACGCATTATTTAAACGAACTAAAACAAAAAAGAAACAAAACAATACAGTAGCAACAACAGGCGCGATTGCATTTTATCAGGACAATTTCGGATTGATCAGCCCGTACGTTGCTGATGAGCTAATTAACTGGGTAACCGATTTAGGCGAACCCCTTATTTTGGATGCCATGAAACGAGCCCTAGAGCGAGGAAAAGCAAGTTGGGGATACGTCAAAGGCATCCTTCAAGCCTGGGTTAAAAAAGGCATCACAACCGTTGACCAAGCATCTGCAGAAGAAGTAGCATTTCGCAGGGAGCAGCAGGCAAAAAAGCAGCGTGGCGGGACTTTTAGGGCAGAGTCGCGTGAAATTGTGCCTGATTGGTTTAAGGAGCAGAAGCGGGAAGAGAAGCGGAAACGAGAACAGGAAAAGGCGAATAAATCGGAACGTGATACGGAAGCAGAGCGCGCGGAGGTGAAGAGATTGTTGGAGGAGTATGCGAGTAAGGGGAAGGTTGGTAGTGTTGGGTAG
- a CDS encoding HEPN domain-containing protein translates to MNRKELKEIAEIRLKEAKVLLENKCYDGTYYLSGYVIECVLKLGLQRIQENMISRIKK, encoded by the coding sequence ATGAATAGAAAAGAGTTAAAAGAAATTGCAGAAATTAGATTAAAGGAAGCAAAAGTATTATTGGAAAACAAATGTTATGATGGGACATATTATTTATCAGGGTATGTTATAGAATGTGTACTTAAGCTTGGATTGCAAAGAATACAAGAGAACATGATTTCCCGGATAAAAAAATAG
- a CDS encoding sigma-70 family RNA polymerase sigma factor yields MRKQYLGLSFEEVVEQNEARIYYQLHDLRITDHHEEFYQEGLYAMWEAYQTYQLDKGSMGTYFNYMIRNRIIDLMRKNRLDRDHDTFFYHEETKRYESGNRWRDRDLPALDLMGIPIDDAYLWEQVKGMLTVNQWKWMHYYILLDMPIKEIATREGVSINAVKGWARLAKRRLMNTAFKDLVLDSM; encoded by the coding sequence GTGAGAAAGCAGTATTTAGGTTTATCATTTGAAGAGGTAGTTGAACAGAATGAGGCAAGGATTTATTACCAGCTCCACGATTTACGTATTACCGATCATCATGAGGAATTCTACCAGGAAGGGCTTTATGCGATGTGGGAAGCGTATCAAACATATCAGCTGGACAAAGGGTCAATGGGAACGTACTTCAACTATATGATTCGCAATCGTATCATCGATTTGATGCGAAAGAATAGGCTTGATAGAGATCATGATACATTCTTTTACCACGAAGAAACGAAACGCTATGAAAGTGGAAATCGTTGGCGGGATAGAGACCTGCCTGCGCTTGACTTAATGGGGATCCCAATAGATGATGCCTATCTATGGGAGCAAGTGAAAGGTATGCTAACGGTCAATCAATGGAAATGGATGCATTATTATATTTTACTGGACATGCCGATAAAGGAAATCGCTACGCGTGAGGGTGTCTCGATTAATGCGGTGAAAGGTTGGGCAAGACTAGCGAAACGAAGATTGATGAATACGGCGTTTAAAGATTTGGTGTTGGATAGTATGTAG
- a CDS encoding transposase produces MTKQKRYSKEFKNKVVQYYNDNPGLGYLSLARFFDISSDESVRRWVKEKQSRGDEAFTPIPKNTNTKKKNTKRKTNEISTDRWEDPQESNERIAFLEAENAYLKKLIALRKGDSD; encoded by the coding sequence GTGACTAAACAAAAACGGTATTCCAAAGAATTTAAAAATAAAGTAGTTCAATATTACAATGATAACCCTGGACTCGGTTATCTTAGCCTGGCGAGATTCTTTGATATTTCTTCTGATGAGAGCGTTAGACGTTGGGTGAAAGAAAAGCAATCAAGAGGTGATGAAGCCTTTACACCTATACCTAAAAACACGAATACCAAAAAGAAGAACACAAAAAGAAAAACGAACGAAATCTCTACAGATCGGTGGGAAGATCCGCAGGAAAGCAATGAACGAATTGCTTTCTTAGAAGCGGAGAATGCTTATTTAAAAAAGTTAATTGCCTTAAGGAAGGGGGATTCCGATTAA
- a CDS encoding IS3 family transposase, giving the protein MIEELTSTFSVTGLCIIASVSRSGFYKWRNRQNQSLTRKQKEDEHIKDLIVHFDHLFNHTYGYPRLTEEINDIHFKKVNHKRVYRLQKQLGIQAQIFKKKVRYKHEGYKAQNVLNRDFRAKKPFEKWVTDITYLSTGITRLYLSTILDLCTKEVVSYHVSEHNDNDLVVQTLNKALEKGSVDGTMIHSDQGHQYTSHAYTNLLEENDMVKSMSRKANCWDNAPIESFFGRLKEESMRIHKPKTKQEIRRVIDDYMDLYNHRRRQKKLGGQAPINYKHTIAA; this is encoded by the coding sequence ATCATTGAAGAACTAACATCCACTTTCAGTGTTACAGGCCTTTGTATCATCGCTTCTGTATCAAGAAGTGGTTTTTATAAATGGCGGAACAGGCAAAACCAATCTCTTACGAGGAAACAGAAGGAAGATGAACATATAAAAGATTTAATCGTTCATTTTGATCATTTATTTAATCACACATACGGCTATCCACGATTAACGGAAGAAATAAATGATATTCATTTTAAAAAAGTGAATCATAAACGTGTCTATCGATTACAAAAACAACTAGGAATTCAAGCTCAAATATTTAAGAAAAAGGTACGGTATAAGCATGAAGGATATAAAGCCCAGAATGTATTAAATCGGGATTTCCGAGCGAAGAAGCCATTTGAGAAATGGGTAACGGATATCACATATTTATCAACAGGTATCACACGATTGTATCTTTCAACCATTTTAGACCTTTGTACAAAAGAAGTCGTGAGCTATCATGTCAGTGAACATAATGATAATGACCTTGTGGTCCAAACCCTTAACAAAGCTTTAGAAAAAGGTAGTGTAGATGGAACGATGATTCATAGTGACCAGGGACATCAATATACGTCTCACGCCTACACAAACCTTCTAGAAGAAAACGATATGGTTAAGAGCATGTCACGAAAAGCTAACTGTTGGGATAACGCCCCAATTGAGAGTTTTTTTGGACGTTTGAAGGAAGAATCTATGCGCATACATAAACCAAAAACAAAACAAGAAATACGCCGGGTAATTGATGATTATATGGATCTCTATAATCACCGCCGGCGCCAGAAGAAATTAGGCGGTCAAGCACCTATCAACTATAAACATACAATAGCAGCTTGA
- a CDS encoding Abi family protein, translating to MEQSTQKILKRKLSFDEMIEHLNQKNVKFELITKQEAKDILQTSNYFYKLTAYRKNFEKNKYDKYVNLDFKLLQDLATIDMRLRYLVLQMCLDIEHIVKTQILTDITNDSTEDGYSIVTDYLAHDNSSIEYYMKALNKESHYNYGLYVKHHKNPPIWVLFEVMTFGGFVKFVEYYYCRKNEPPAYKEIHQVLRYVKNIRNTAAHNSPILMDITKNRQIAPQKVIKPITSFTKKIKELSPQARKKRLSNRKVHDLTVLIYVHYTYINSEGIKTARYRDLRKLLERTKRLGNAYNNQDSLIAVYKYFKKLIDFVS from the coding sequence ATGGAACAAAGTACACAAAAAATTTTAAAAAGGAAATTAAGCTTTGATGAAATGATCGAACATTTAAATCAAAAGAATGTTAAATTTGAACTAATTACTAAACAAGAAGCTAAGGACATTCTTCAAACATCAAATTACTTTTATAAACTCACAGCTTACAGAAAGAACTTTGAAAAAAATAAATATGATAAGTATGTAAATTTGGATTTTAAACTATTGCAAGACCTTGCCACCATTGATATGCGACTTCGTTATTTAGTATTACAAATGTGTTTAGATATAGAGCATATAGTTAAAACACAAATACTTACGGATATAACTAATGACTCTACTGAAGATGGCTATAGCATTGTAACTGATTATTTAGCGCATGATAATAGTTCTATTGAGTATTATATGAAAGCTTTAAATAAAGAAAGTCATTATAATTATGGATTATATGTAAAGCATCATAAAAATCCGCCTATTTGGGTATTATTTGAAGTTATGACCTTTGGTGGTTTCGTAAAGTTTGTGGAATATTATTATTGTCGGAAAAACGAGCCACCTGCATACAAAGAAATACATCAAGTATTAAGGTATGTGAAAAACATACGTAACACAGCTGCTCACAATAGTCCTATCTTGATGGACATAACAAAAAATAGGCAGATTGCTCCTCAAAAGGTTATAAAGCCTATTACCAGTTTCACAAAAAAGATTAAAGAGTTGTCACCTCAAGCGAGGAAGAAAAGGCTGTCTAATCGAAAGGTGCATGACTTAACTGTACTTATTTATGTTCATTATACTTATATCAACAGTGAAGGTATTAAAACTGCACGGTATAGGGATCTCAGGAAATTATTGGAACGCACGAAACGGTTGGGAAATGCATATAATAATCAAGATTCCTTAATTGCAGTGTATAAATACTTTAAAAAACTGATTGACTTCGTAAGTTAA
- a CDS encoding ATP-dependent nuclease, with protein sequence MFISEINIENFRNFGGSNNVIEFNEGVNVIIGHNNSGKSNLLRALELVLDVGSSKKLLIDDFNKNISIDDLKQKPPKVSITVSFSESDSEPEFSEDLVTVSTWLTNLESPYKAQLTYDFYLPEKEVEEYKKVMSEISSTDSEEYWRTIEHNFLRKYRSNIYGGNPKLKRVADSEALRKIDYQFLDAIRDVERDLFTGRNTLLREVIDFFMDYEIKNDESMEKQEQQAEINKLKMDFSKDAKSLIDTLRGRMKQGKIEMLRYANETGASFGNAEPDFDGHILDSELYAALRLIVKYQTGVKIPATHNGLGYNNLIYMSLLLAKMQKDASGYYLGSNAKVFPVLAIEEPEAHLHPAMQYKFLKFLKNNSEGKARQIFITTHSPNITAAVGLDEIICFHRKQDYSLNVAYLGRVFGEEDKKSKDYVERFLDATKSDMLFAKGIILVEGITEQLTMSTFARYVDCDLEDSHISVINIGGRYFEHFLKLFDSTKQNSIHKRVACITDLDPLRKKHDKGSFTKCYPFELDIDTEHYSYKSCSNNLVGKYGLSNGQSSHDNIVCVSQVEGQGKTFEYGLAYENPECKVILTNSISNAKELDSLFDTYKEGGSLEDMIKLLGNQGDENKRIAKSILQYEKSDDKKHLLAARYLNSIDKGENAYELAQALEENFNKGNKANFKVPEYIGEAVKWICK encoded by the coding sequence ATGTTCATATCTGAAATAAATATAGAAAATTTTCGTAATTTTGGTGGGTCTAATAATGTAATAGAATTTAATGAAGGTGTCAATGTAATTATAGGGCATAATAACTCAGGCAAATCTAATTTACTTAGAGCATTAGAGTTAGTATTAGACGTTGGTAGTTCAAAAAAATTACTTATAGATGACTTTAATAAAAATATAAGTATAGACGATTTGAAGCAAAAGCCTCCTAAGGTTTCTATCACTGTATCATTTTCTGAGTCAGACAGTGAGCCCGAGTTCTCGGAGGATTTAGTTACTGTTTCTACATGGTTAACTAATCTCGAATCCCCTTATAAAGCCCAGTTAACATATGACTTCTATCTGCCAGAGAAAGAGGTAGAAGAATATAAGAAAGTAATGAGTGAAATTTCTTCGACAGACAGTGAAGAGTACTGGAGAACAATTGAACATAATTTTTTAAGGAAATATAGAAGTAATATATATGGTGGCAATCCTAAACTTAAAAGAGTAGCTGATTCGGAAGCATTGAGGAAAATTGATTATCAGTTTTTAGATGCAATTAGAGATGTGGAGAGAGATTTATTCACAGGAAGAAACACGCTTCTAAGAGAAGTAATTGACTTCTTTATGGATTATGAAATAAAAAATGATGAATCAATGGAAAAGCAAGAGCAACAAGCAGAGATAAATAAATTAAAAATGGACTTTTCCAAAGATGCCAAAAGTTTAATAGATACTTTAAGAGGGAGGATGAAACAAGGAAAGATAGAGATGCTTAGGTACGCGAACGAAACAGGTGCTTCGTTTGGAAATGCTGAGCCCGACTTTGATGGGCATATATTGGATTCGGAACTATATGCTGCATTAAGATTAATTGTTAAATATCAAACTGGTGTAAAAATACCTGCTACACATAATGGACTGGGGTATAATAATTTAATTTATATGTCACTCCTTCTAGCGAAGATGCAAAAAGATGCATCGGGTTATTATCTTGGAAGTAATGCAAAGGTGTTTCCAGTATTGGCAATTGAGGAACCTGAAGCTCATTTGCATCCGGCAATGCAATATAAATTTTTAAAATTCCTTAAAAATAATTCTGAAGGAAAAGCTAGACAAATCTTTATTACAACTCACTCACCTAATATTACTGCAGCTGTAGGTCTAGATGAAATTATTTGCTTTCATAGAAAGCAAGACTACAGTTTAAATGTCGCCTATTTAGGAAGAGTTTTTGGAGAAGAAGATAAAAAGTCAAAAGATTATGTAGAAAGGTTTTTAGACGCTACAAAGTCAGACATGTTGTTTGCGAAAGGTATTATTTTGGTAGAAGGAATAACAGAACAGTTAACTATGTCCACATTTGCTCGATATGTGGATTGTGATTTAGAGGATAGTCATATATCTGTAATAAATATAGGTGGCAGATATTTTGAACATTTTCTTAAATTATTTGATTCTACTAAACAGAATTCAATTCATAAGAGGGTAGCTTGTATTACAGATTTAGATCCTCTTAGAAAAAAACATGACAAAGGAAGTTTTACAAAATGCTATCCTTTCGAACTCGATATTGACACGGAGCATTATTCTTATAAGTCTTGTTCAAATAATTTAGTAGGTAAATATGGACTGAGTAATGGTCAGAGTTCACACGATAATATCGTGTGTGTTTCCCAAGTCGAGGGGCAAGGAAAAACATTTGAGTATGGCTTAGCTTATGAAAACCCAGAGTGTAAGGTGATCTTGACCAATTCTATTAGTAATGCAAAGGAACTGGATTCTTTATTTGATACATATAAGGAAGGGGGCTCACTTGAAGATATGATAAAATTACTTGGCAACCAAGGGGATGAGAATAAAAGGATCGCAAAAAGTATTCTGCAATATGAAAAATCAGATGACAAAAAACACTTACTTGCTGCTAGATATTTGAATTCTATTGATAAAGGTGAAAATGCTTATGAATTAGCTCAAGCCCTAGAGGAAAATTTTAACAAAGGCAATAAAGCTAATTTTAAAGTTCCAGAATATATTGGGGAAGCGGTAAAATGGATATGCAAATAA
- a CDS encoding sigma factor, translating to MNKKKQFSFEEIFKQNERRIQYHLRQLRIQDPHQEFYQEGLRAMMMAYETYHPDEGPFATYFNVMIRNRLIDLLWEKNQDL from the coding sequence ATGAATAAGAAAAAACAATTTAGTTTTGAGGAGATTTTTAAACAGAATGAAAGACGGATTCAGTACCACCTCCGTCAACTGCGTATTCAAGACCCGCATCAGGAATTTTATCAGGAAGGCCTTCGTGCCATGATGATGGCATATGAAACGTATCACCCCGATGAAGGTCCCTTCGCTACGTATTTTAACGTTATGATCCGTAATCGTTTGATCGATTTGCTCTGGGAAAAGAATCAGGATCTGTGA
- a CDS encoding sigma-70 family RNA polymerase sigma factor: protein MSKDNVTFEEIFKQNERRIHYYIHRLNIRDPHQEFYTEGLVAMWNAYEKYQPDKGPMATYFNYTIRNRMIDLMRKENKQQENLELYKQEQKTRMDDGNHYRSGGATYPVMKVAESESTLYDLEFWKEVRTGLSDNQWKWVTYFVIEDMSVKEIAEQEGVSVEAVKSWGKEVRRKLRGRVSEKKLELI from the coding sequence ATGAGTAAAGACAACGTAACATTCGAAGAAATTTTCAAGCAAAATGAGCGCAGGATTCATTATTATATTCACCGATTAAACATCAGAGATCCGCATCAAGAATTTTACACAGAAGGTCTAGTTGCGATGTGGAATGCCTATGAGAAATACCAGCCAGACAAAGGGCCAATGGCAACCTATTTTAACTATACGATTCGCAATCGTATGATTGATTTGATGCGTAAAGAGAATAAGCAGCAGGAAAATCTGGAGCTTTACAAGCAGGAACAGAAAACGAGAATGGATGATGGCAATCATTATCGGAGTGGTGGGGCGACATATCCGGTGATGAAAGTGGCTGAGTCTGAGAGCACGTTGTATGATTTGGAATTTTGGAAGGAAGTACGCACCGGGCTGTCGGACAATCAGTGGAAATGGGTGACGTATTTCGTGATAGAGGACATGTCCGTGAAGGAGATTGCCGAGCAGGAGGGCGTTTCTGTGGAAGCGGTGAAGAGTTGGGGCAAGGAAGTGAGGCGGAAGCTGCGTGGGAGAGTGTCTGAAAAGAAGTTGGAATTGATTTGA
- a CDS encoding bacteriophage abortive infection AbiH family protein codes for MNKEPTTLFIIGNGFDLYHGVKSSYYEFRDFLKKRNKYINDDLEMYFECENFWGDFENNLAFLSREMLMESVDANLDIMMDTFDEEDDDFSYADYFAAIEYGTQIISDITDNLPYRFKQWIKTLKTLNGKEESCAEILNKDALYINFNYTEFLETLYSIASENILYIHGDRRERNNQIILGSGSDTDQNFVDWYRQHKTGIHRSDSLTYLHYFQSEDDQGNWKNPIRYYAADHAAGTIEGYFDDTRKKTEEVMAKHAKYFRRLKNVREIYVIGHSLAPVDHPYFKEIIRNHVASDQLKWNVSWYSEADKERINKFAEMMSIPKHNIKMFQLK; via the coding sequence ATGAACAAAGAACCAACTACTTTATTTATAATCGGCAATGGTTTTGACTTATATCATGGTGTGAAATCTAGTTATTATGAATTTCGGGATTTTCTTAAAAAACGTAATAAATACATAAATGATGACTTAGAAATGTATTTTGAGTGTGAGAACTTTTGGGGTGATTTTGAAAATAATTTAGCCTTTCTTTCACGTGAAATGCTGATGGAATCCGTAGATGCTAATTTGGATATTATGATGGATACATTTGATGAAGAAGATGATGATTTTTCATATGCGGATTATTTTGCTGCCATAGAATATGGAACACAAATTATTTCAGATATTACTGATAATTTACCTTATCGTTTTAAACAATGGATTAAAACATTAAAAACGTTGAATGGAAAAGAGGAATCTTGCGCTGAAATCCTTAATAAGGATGCTTTGTATATTAATTTTAATTATACTGAGTTTTTAGAAACCCTCTACAGTATTGCAAGTGAAAACATTTTGTACATTCATGGTGATCGGAGAGAACGTAACAATCAAATTATTCTTGGTTCTGGTAGTGATACAGATCAAAATTTTGTTGATTGGTATCGCCAACACAAAACTGGGATACATCGAAGTGATAGTTTGACATATCTGCATTATTTTCAAAGTGAAGACGACCAAGGCAATTGGAAAAATCCAATCAGATATTATGCAGCCGATCATGCAGCAGGAACCATTGAAGGTTATTTTGATGACACAAGAAAGAAAACAGAAGAAGTGATGGCGAAACATGCTAAATATTTTAGAAGACTAAAAAATGTAAGAGAAATATATGTTATAGGACACTCGCTCGCACCAGTTGATCATCCCTATTTTAAAGAGATTATAAGAAATCATGTAGCAAGCGATCAGTTAAAATGGAATGTTAGCTGGTATAGTGAAGCAGACAAAGAAAGAATTAATAAATTTGCAGAAATGATGAGTATTCCAAAACACAATATAAAAATGTTCCAGCTCAAATAG